A stretch of DNA from Brevibacterium ihuae:
CTTCGGGTCGAGCGGGATCGTCAGCGCCCAGCCGACCGGTGCGTCGACTCCGCGGGACAGGGTGTAGCGGACGGTGAAGGGCTCGTCGTCGCCGCGGGCGGCCCGGTGCTCGGCGACGACGGCGTCGAGCGCGGCGTGCCACAGGTCGGGATCCGGAGCGGGGAGCTCGAGCATCGCCGCCGAGGCGCGGAACCGCGTGAAGTGGAGGTCGCGGGCGTGGACGTGGTCGGCGGCGCCCCGGCGGGTGACGAGGACGGTCTCGAAGATCCCGTCGCCGCGGTGCGGGGCGAGATCGTCGACGCGCAGGTGGGGGTCGCGGGGGTCGACGAGCGTGAATTCGGCGCGCGCGAGGTCGAGGAGCGCGAGCGAATCGGGAGCGGGTGCGGCTGCCATGGGCTCATCCTATTCCGCAGCGCCGCGCCCGGCTGCGCGGCGCTCCCTCGCCGCTCCCGCGCCCGACTGCGCAGTATCCACCGATCTGCGCGTCATTGCGCGCAGATCGGCACATACCGCGCAGTTCGTTCGGAGGCGACCCGTCGGGGCAGGGCTCGGAGTCACCCCCGTGCGCCGGCGGCGGTCCGGCCGGCTCAGCCGCCGAGCAGTCCGGGGACGGCGCGGCCCAGACGGGTGAGGAGCGCGTCCGCGTCGGCGAGGACCCCGTCGGAATGGACGAAGCCGTGCACGGTGTGCGGGTACTCCCAGAGCTCGCACGGCGTTCCCGCTGCGGCGAGACCGGCGGCGAACGCCTCGCCCTCGCTGCGGAGGACGTCGCAGCCGGCGGTGACGACGACGGTGGGCGGGAGGTCGTGGAGAGCGGCCCGGCCGACGGAGGCGAGCGGGTGGAACCGGGTGTCCGGCCCGGCGTAGCAGTCCCAGTAGTAGGCCATCCGGTCCGCGGTGAGGCCGTGGTCGGTGCCGAACTCGCGATAGGAGTCGGTGTCCTGTCCGGCGTCGGTGGCCGGATAGAGGAGGACGAGGGCCGCAGGAGCGTGGGTGCTCGCACAGCGGTGGCCGCCGAGTTCGACGGAGTCGCGCAGGGCGAGCGCGGTCGCGGCCGCGAGGTTGCCCCCGGCGGAGTCGCCGATGATGCCGATCCGACCGGGGTCGATCCCGAGGGTGCTCGCGCGGTCGACCATCCACTGGAAGGCGGCGACGCAGTCGAGGAGCGGGAGGGGGAACGGGTGCTCGGGCGCCTTCGCATAGGTCGCCGTGACGACGACCGCCCCGGTGTCGCGGGCGAGCCGCCGGGCTGCCACGTCGGCGATGTCGGCGGTGCCGGTGACCCAGCCGCCGCCGGGCAGCATGAGGAGGGCGGGCGCACCGCCGGGAGCGACTCCCGTGCCGCCGGTCGGCTCGCGTCGGTGCGGGACGTGGATGCGCACCGGGACGTACCCGTGCGGTCCCACGGCGAAGGTGTCGCGGACCTCGGCGACCGGCACCGGTGCGGACTGCCGCCAGCCGAGGTCGACCGCCGCCGCTCGGGCCGCGGCGAGGGTGAGCTGTTCCGCGGGGAGCGGATTGCGGCGGGCGTTCTCGGCGAGATAGGCGCGCGCCTCGTCGCTGAGCGAGCAATGGGTCATGCGAGCGAGAGTACCGGCTCAGGCGACCGCGGTGCCGAACAGCAGGCCGAGGAGGAACGTCACCCCGGCCGCCCCGTAGCCGATCGCGAGCTGGCGCAGCGCGCGCGGCAGCGGGGCGCGGCCCGACAGCACGCCGACGACGCCGCCGGTGAAGAGGAGCGCGAGTCCGACGAGGCCCGCGGCGAGGAGGATCGCGGGATAGCCGGTGAGCCCGAAGATATAGGGGAGGATCGGGATGATCGCGCCCGAGGCGAAGAAGCAGAAGGACGAGGACGCCGCACCGAGGCCGGTGCCGAGCTCCTCGTGCTCACCGTCGATCGGGATGTGGAGGACGTGACCGTCCCCGGGCCGTCCGGCCGTGCGGATCGCCTCGGCCGCGGCGGCCTCGGCGGCGTCGGAGTCCATGCCGCGGGCGCGGAACACGAGCGCGAGCTCGTTGGCATCGATGTCGAGGGCGCGGATCGCGTCGCGCGATCCCGGGTCCGGGGTCGAGGCCTCGAGCAGCTCGCGCTGGGAGCGGACGGAGACGTACTCGCCGGCGCCCATCGACAGTGCGCCCGCGAGCAGGCCCGAGATGCCGGTGAGGAGGATCGTGCCGGTCGACACCCCCGCGGCCCCGACGCCGAGGACGAGCGCGAGGTTGGAGACGAGCCCGTCGTTCGCGCCGAACACCGCGGCCCGGAAGTTGCCGGAGAGCTTGGCGCGGGAGCGGGCGGCCAGGGCGCGGATGACCTCGGCGTGGATCTTCTCGTCGGCGGCCATCGCGTCGGTGGCGTACCAGTCCTCGTCGTAGGGCGAGCTCGTCTCGGACTGCTGGGCGAGGGCGAGGACGAAGATCGAGCCGAAGATGCGGCCGAGCGCCGACAGGATGAGGGTGCCGAGGTCGGGCAGGCGGCGCTTGTGCGAGTGATCGCCGAGCAGGGTGATCCAGTGCTGCTGGTGCCGGTGCTCGGCGTCGGCGAGGGCGAGGAGGATCTCCGCCTCCTGGCCGGTCTTGCGGGCGGCGAGGCTGCGGTAGACGCGCTCCTCGAGCCGCTCGTTGGCGAGGTGGCGCTGCCACCGGTGGATGAGCTTGTAGGAGGGCTCCTGGGGGACGGATCTGCGTTCGGGCACGGCCCCAGCATAGAAACCCCGGCGCATATTTTCAATACTTGCGCAATTACTTGAATGAGCGACCGGCGGTGCGGTGGGGAGCGCCGGGGCCGACGCCCGGTGCGCGGGTGCGTGGGAGCCACCGGGCGCGTGAGAGGCATCGGGCGCGCGGGAGGTGCCGTCCGCGGGGGTGGCGTCGGGCGCGCGGGAGGCGCCGGGCGCGGATCGCGCCCGGCGCCTCCCGCCGGACTCAGCTGCCCGGTCGATCCGCCGTGAGTCGCATGCGAAGCGTGTCGCCGGGGGCGAGCGGCCGGGAGATCCGCGTCGGCTCGACGCAGAGGAAGCCGCGGTGGGCATCCGGCGTGGTGTCGCCGAGCGGCTTCCCCGGATTCCACACCACCGCGTCCGAGGCGTCGGTACGGATCCGCAGGCGGCGACCCAGCGTCGGGTCGTCGAGGGTGAGGGTGCGGTGGGCGGATCCGCCCGTGAGCGGATAGACCTCGTCGAGTCCGGCGGCGGGGATCGGCAGCGGGGCGCTCCCGATGCCCTCCACCGTCGTGCGCGTCGGATCGCCCGTCCGGAGGTAGGCGTGGAGGGCGGCGGTGACCGGCACGGCCGCCCCGGTGTCCGCCGGG
This window harbors:
- a CDS encoding alpha/beta hydrolase — translated: MTHCSLSDEARAYLAENARRNPLPAEQLTLAAARAAAVDLGWRQSAPVPVAEVRDTFAVGPHGYVPVRIHVPHRREPTGGTGVAPGGAPALLMLPGGGWVTGTADIADVAARRLARDTGAVVVTATYAKAPEHPFPLPLLDCVAAFQWMVDRASTLGIDPGRIGIIGDSAGGNLAAATALALRDSVELGGHRCASTHAPAALVLLYPATDAGQDTDSYREFGTDHGLTADRMAYYWDCYAGPDTRFHPLASVGRAALHDLPPTVVVTAGCDVLRSEGEAFAAGLAAAGTPCELWEYPHTVHGFVHSDGVLADADALLTRLGRAVPGLLGG
- a CDS encoding VIT1/CCC1 transporter family protein, whose product is MRRGFYAGAVPERRSVPQEPSYKLIHRWQRHLANERLEERVYRSLAARKTGQEAEILLALADAEHRHQQHWITLLGDHSHKRRLPDLGTLILSALGRIFGSIFVLALAQQSETSSPYDEDWYATDAMAADEKIHAEVIRALAARSRAKLSGNFRAAVFGANDGLVSNLALVLGVGAAGVSTGTILLTGISGLLAGALSMGAGEYVSVRSQRELLEASTPDPGSRDAIRALDIDANELALVFRARGMDSDAAEAAAAEAIRTAGRPGDGHVLHIPIDGEHEELGTGLGAASSSFCFFASGAIIPILPYIFGLTGYPAILLAAGLVGLALLFTGGVVGVLSGRAPLPRALRQLAIGYGAAGVTFLLGLLFGTAVA